The Podospora bellae-mahoneyi strain CBS 112042 chromosome 7, whole genome shotgun sequence genomic sequence AGAATATGGGAGTTGGGGATCTCCTGGAGCAGACGGCGTGCAACACCGATGTGGCTTTCGGGGCTGTCCCATGCAGCCTGGGTGGGTGTGCGAATGATGGTGGCACCGAGGGCGCGGAGGACAGACACCTTCTCGGCGGACATCTTCTCGGgaagggtgatgatggtcttGTAGCCCTTGATAGCGCCAACCAAGGCGAGACCAATACCACTAGTTTCGCATTAGCACCCacaggaaagaaagagaggcGCAGAATTCTTACGTGTTGCCACTGGTAGGCTCAATGAGGGTGTCGCCAGGCTTGATACGTCCGCTCTTTTCGGCCTCCTCGATCATGCGAAGGGCTATCCTGTCCTTGACACTGCCGCCGGCGTTGAACAGCTCAACTTTGGCGTAGACCTCGCACTCGATGCCGAGGGACTGGGGGATCTTGTTGAGGCGCACAAGCGGCGTGTTGCCGATGAGCTCGGTCGCAGACATCTTGATGTCTGACTTGGCCACCAGCTTGTCGAATATGGGAATGGGGACCTGCGACACAAGGCCACGGTGGTTGGCACCGTTCTGGTTCGACATTTTTGCGACCGCTGCTGTGGAAGGGAAGACTGTCTGTCGTGGACTGGGAGACCGGAATATTTTatggtgggggcggggttggcggtTTCCAGATGTTCTTCAGACGGGGAGGTCAAAGAACAAACAGCAGGAGAGGGACGGGAGGGGCACTGGAACGGGAGGACGGCAGcaagcaaagaagaagaagaaataaGAAGAAGCTAATTGACTTTGCCACGGTGGGAGAGGGCAGAAATTGAAGGCTGGATGGGGTGAAGGCATGCAAAAAAACCATCGGTGGATTTGGTAATGGGAAGCCAGGCTGACCTTGCTGCATCCGTCCTCCACCGAAGCCGATGGTATGCGCCACCGACCCCGAACCTTGAGGGCTTCTTCCGCGCTGCCCAGCCTTCCGGAACCGACCGCCTGCAGGGGTTGAGATGTCAGATGCCCCCACTATAAAGGTTCGAGAAGGATGCCATTTCAGCACGTGTGAGCGGGAGTGCCGTGTGCTAACAGCTTCTGGTGGATATTACTGGTCCAAATGATAGTGTCCTGCTGCCGCACCTGGAAGGCTTCGCGCAACCCCGCATCGAACGTGCCCGAGATCCGCCCTTTCGTCTGCATGGAAACCGTGGGGTCCCCGAACCCATCAAGTTGCAACGGCTTTGCTCGATCACTCTTCTATCATTGTTCTAAACATTACGGAGTAGCTACGGTATCAACGagaaacgaaaaaaaaatatccCATGTCCCACGCTTTTCACACCAACCCTCTTCAAGCCCACTCCCGCGTCACGTTGACAGCCCTGCAGTCCTTCCCATCCGGCAGACCGCCCGATACCCAGGTCAGAGCATCACCATAGTTGTAATTGCCATAAACCGTCGCACAAACGAACCACTTGTAGTAGTTGGCACCACTCCAGGTATTCTCATCCGTGATGACGGGGCTGAAGGACCTAGCTCGCTGGAACAGCTTGCCTTCCTCGTCAAACTGAGGGCCAGACCCCTCTCCCTGCGTCGGGCTCACGATGACCGGCAGGACATTGCTTGCAAGTGAAGACTCGAGGCCGAACACGGAAGGCCAGCTCTGCTCAGGCGCCCAGTGGAGTTTCCCCGGGAGGCAATTGAGGTTCGGGtcgttgttggaggtggtgttgtagtAGAAGTTGATAGAAATGTCCGACAGGTTGTTCCCCGGGtacttctcccccaacaagACTTCAGAAACGAGTTGTCGGAAAGGGGGGCCGGCATGGACTGAGACGAGGAGAGTGTCAT encodes the following:
- a CDS encoding hypothetical protein (EggNog:ENOG503P57J); translation: MHFTSRTLLSLAAALSVAAAQSADCVYDVQSAPFHLRLTSDDARLNDTLLVSVHAGPPFRQLVSEVLLGEKYPGNNLSDISINFYYNTTSNNDPNLNCLPGKLHWAPEQSWPSVFGLESSLASNVLPVIVSPTQGEGSGPQFDEEGKLFQRARSFSPVITDENTWSGANYYKWFVCATVYGNYNYGDALTWVSGGLPDGKDCRAVNVTREWA